A part of Streptomyces sp. NBC_00557 genomic DNA contains:
- a CDS encoding branched-chain amino acid ABC transporter permease: MTTQTTASGSPETPQTTTAPEATHSGLIGLPAPLGRALATGGGALAIASTFLSWTWTTDFPGDLTVYGYPGGLQVLVLIGGILTTLFGLASYGVKGLGWLTPGTPDAALKMAALGTFATAWYTVIAISTELGGLVNLEPGGFIVALATLAALVGALALPFERPEPDPADPDDTGWELFKHNTRQKWNVLKASFAADTPRPGRKLPAWAEILVIAAAMAIGLAVFSYGIDTSYDELFIGFLITAGFGFATLVKAGLVARLSAITARHRSITMTGAFVAAAAFPLTQSDDQYATIGVYILIFATVALGLNIVVGLAGLLDLGYVAFLGVGAYTAALVSGSPSSPLHVQWPFWASALLGAAVAMVFGVLIGAPTLRLRGDYLAIVTLGFGEIFRITVLNMDGTSGPDVTNGSNGISSIPNLKILGFDFGQEHQLLGTTIGRFANYFLLMLLITLIVVVVFRRSSDSRIGRAWIAIREDETAALAMGINGFRVKLIAFALGACLAGLAGSVQAHVTYTVTPEQYQFAHVVPPNSAFLLAAVVLGGMGTISGPLVGAALLYLIPAKLQFLGDYQLFAFGVALVLLMRFRPEGLIPNRRRQLEFHEDTEAPAVLTKAGA; this comes from the coding sequence ATGACCACACAGACCACCGCATCCGGCTCCCCCGAGACCCCGCAGACCACGACCGCACCCGAGGCCACCCACTCCGGCCTCATCGGTCTGCCGGCCCCCCTCGGACGAGCCCTCGCCACCGGCGGCGGCGCCCTCGCGATCGCCTCCACCTTCCTGTCCTGGACCTGGACCACCGACTTCCCCGGCGACCTCACCGTCTACGGCTACCCCGGCGGCCTGCAGGTCCTCGTCCTCATCGGCGGCATCCTCACCACCCTCTTCGGCCTCGCCTCCTACGGCGTCAAGGGCCTCGGCTGGCTCACCCCCGGCACCCCCGACGCCGCCCTGAAGATGGCCGCACTCGGCACCTTCGCCACCGCCTGGTACACCGTCATCGCCATCAGCACCGAACTCGGCGGACTGGTCAACCTCGAACCCGGCGGCTTCATCGTCGCCCTCGCCACCCTCGCCGCCCTCGTCGGCGCACTCGCCCTCCCCTTCGAACGACCCGAACCCGACCCCGCCGACCCCGACGACACCGGCTGGGAACTGTTCAAGCACAACACCCGGCAGAAGTGGAACGTCCTCAAGGCCTCCTTCGCCGCCGACACCCCCCGACCCGGCCGCAAACTCCCCGCCTGGGCCGAGATCCTCGTCATCGCCGCGGCCATGGCCATCGGCCTGGCGGTCTTCTCCTACGGCATCGACACCTCCTACGACGAGCTGTTCATCGGCTTCCTCATCACCGCCGGCTTCGGCTTCGCCACCCTCGTCAAGGCCGGACTCGTCGCCCGCCTCTCGGCCATCACCGCCCGGCACCGCAGCATCACCATGACCGGCGCCTTCGTCGCAGCGGCCGCCTTCCCCCTCACCCAGTCCGACGACCAGTACGCGACCATCGGCGTCTACATCCTCATCTTCGCCACCGTCGCCCTCGGCCTGAACATCGTCGTCGGCCTCGCCGGCCTCCTCGACCTCGGCTACGTCGCCTTCCTCGGCGTCGGCGCCTACACCGCCGCCCTGGTCTCCGGCTCCCCCTCCTCGCCGCTGCACGTCCAGTGGCCCTTCTGGGCCTCGGCACTCCTCGGCGCCGCCGTCGCCATGGTCTTCGGCGTCCTCATCGGCGCCCCCACCCTGCGCCTGCGCGGCGACTACCTCGCCATCGTCACCCTCGGCTTCGGTGAGATCTTCCGCATCACCGTCCTCAACATGGACGGCACCTCCGGACCCGACGTCACCAACGGCTCCAACGGCATCTCCTCCATCCCCAACCTCAAGATCCTCGGCTTCGACTTCGGCCAGGAACACCAGCTCCTCGGCACCACCATCGGCCGCTTCGCGAACTACTTCCTGCTCATGCTGCTCATCACCCTCATCGTGGTCGTGGTGTTCCGGCGCAGCAGCGACTCCCGCATCGGCCGCGCCTGGATCGCCATCCGCGAAGACGAGACCGCCGCACTCGCCATGGGCATCAACGGCTTCCGCGTCAAACTCATCGCCTTCGCCCTCGGCGCCTGCCTCGCCGGCCTCGCCGGCTCCGTCCAGGCCCACGTCACCTACACCGTGACCCCCGAGCAGTACCAGTTCGCCCACGTCGTCCCGCCCAACTCCGCCTTCCTCCTCGCCGCCGTCGTCCTCGGCGGCATGGGCACCATCTCCGGACCCCTGGTCGGCGCGGCCCTCCTCTACCTCATCCCGGCCAAGCTCCAGTTCCTGGGCGACTACCAGCTCTTCGCCTTCGGCGTCGCGCTCGTACTCCTGATGCGCTTCCGCCCGGAAGGCCTCATCCCCAACCGGCGCCGCCAACTCGAGTTCCACGAAGACACCGAAGCGCCCGCCGTCCTCACCAAGGCAGGGGCCTGA
- a CDS encoding lysine N(6)-hydroxylase/L-ornithine N(5)-oxygenase family protein translates to MSTPPRHEATSPRDLVGIGIGPCNLSLAALAHPLAELDAVFYEQRPGFDWHPGLLIDGATIQVPFLADLVTLADPTSPWSFLNYLKNRERLFPFYFAEHFHIQRAEYDAYCRWVAQNLPGLRFGHQVDAVRWNPERDVFEVDFTQLDTEGEAEALGRTYTRNVVLGVGSEPCVPDPLKPLVDTPGVPVVHAADYLDHRTEILAAGHITVVGSGQSGAEVFLDLLRHRPAGRERLHWIGRSEAFAPMEYSKLGLEHFTPDYTRYFHALPEPVRDRLVPAQWQLHKGIDARTLAAIHDELYRRTLHGGWPDAVLTPGVRVRTAGRIATPKIELHLEHLQQDSRSRLTTDAVVLATGYRARPLDRILAGLDPYLRRDKSERPRIDQNYRLVLDPSVTGSVYVQNAELHTHGIGAPDLGLAAWRSATILNTLTGKEPYPQPTRTAFTTFGLQEDRHRVPPTRQVRHLTPLVDGT, encoded by the coding sequence ATGAGCACCCCCCCACGGCACGAGGCCACCTCCCCCCGCGACCTCGTCGGCATCGGCATCGGCCCCTGCAACCTCTCCCTCGCCGCCCTCGCCCACCCGCTCGCCGAACTCGACGCCGTCTTCTACGAACAACGCCCCGGCTTCGACTGGCACCCCGGACTCCTCATCGACGGGGCCACCATCCAAGTCCCCTTCCTCGCCGACCTGGTGACCCTCGCCGACCCCACCAGCCCCTGGAGCTTCCTCAACTACCTCAAAAACCGCGAACGCCTCTTCCCCTTCTACTTCGCCGAGCACTTCCACATCCAGCGCGCCGAATACGACGCCTACTGCCGCTGGGTCGCCCAGAACCTCCCCGGACTGCGCTTCGGCCACCAGGTCGACGCCGTCCGCTGGAACCCCGAACGCGACGTCTTCGAAGTCGACTTCACCCAACTCGACACCGAAGGCGAAGCCGAAGCACTCGGCCGCACCTACACCCGCAACGTCGTCCTCGGCGTCGGCAGCGAACCCTGCGTACCCGACCCCCTCAAACCCCTCGTGGACACCCCCGGCGTACCCGTCGTCCACGCCGCCGACTACCTCGACCACCGCACCGAGATCCTCGCCGCCGGCCACATCACCGTCGTCGGCTCCGGACAGTCCGGCGCCGAAGTCTTCCTCGACCTGCTCCGCCACCGCCCCGCAGGCCGCGAACGACTCCACTGGATCGGCCGCAGCGAAGCGTTCGCCCCGATGGAATACTCCAAACTCGGCCTCGAACACTTCACCCCCGACTACACCCGCTACTTCCACGCCCTCCCCGAACCCGTACGCGACCGCCTCGTCCCCGCCCAATGGCAACTCCACAAGGGCATCGACGCCCGCACCCTCGCCGCCATCCACGACGAGCTCTACCGGCGCACCCTGCACGGCGGCTGGCCCGACGCCGTCCTCACTCCCGGCGTCCGCGTCCGCACCGCCGGCCGCATCGCCACCCCCAAGATCGAACTCCACCTGGAACACCTCCAGCAGGACAGCCGCTCCCGGCTCACCACCGACGCCGTCGTCCTCGCCACCGGCTACCGCGCACGCCCCCTCGACCGCATCCTCGCCGGGCTCGACCCCTACCTGCGCCGCGACAAAAGCGAACGCCCGCGCATCGACCAGAACTACCGGCTCGTCCTCGACCCCTCCGTGACCGGCTCCGTCTACGTCCAGAACGCCGAACTGCACACCCACGGCATCGGCGCCCCCGACCTCGGCCTCGCCGCCTGGCGCAGCGCCACCATCCTCAACACCCTCACCGGAAAAGAGCCCTACCCCCAGCCCACCCGAACGGCCTTCACCACCTTCGGCCTCCAGGAAGACCGCCACCGGGTACCACCCACCCGGCAGGTACGGCACCTCACACCACTCGTCGACGGAACGTGA
- a CDS encoding transcriptional regulator — MYDVSTRKRALALVAQGRSLNSVSKETGVSRAAIRSWKTRIDPLPRRTPCSLCGPVAEPPEDRTSYSYLLGLYLGDGCISPAPRSGYYLRIACADSWPGLIEACATAVEAVSPSGKAYRVQAVGYISVVSYSAHWPCLFPQHGPGKKHERPIVLEPWQHAIVDAHPWEFIRGLIHSDGCRITNWTTRMVAGERKRYEYPRYFFTNTSTDIVRLFTDTLDKVGVEWRTLNQSRAAVTVSVAKKASGALMDARVGPKH, encoded by the coding sequence ATGTACGACGTCAGCACACGCAAGCGAGCCCTCGCACTGGTTGCTCAGGGGCGCAGCCTGAACTCGGTCAGCAAAGAAACCGGCGTGTCCAGGGCCGCCATCCGCTCCTGGAAGACGCGAATCGACCCACTGCCCCGCAGGACCCCGTGCTCACTGTGCGGCCCCGTGGCGGAACCGCCCGAGGACAGGACGTCGTACAGCTACCTCCTGGGGCTCTACCTGGGCGATGGGTGCATCAGCCCCGCCCCGAGGTCGGGCTATTACCTCCGCATCGCCTGCGCCGACTCATGGCCTGGCCTCATCGAGGCGTGCGCCACCGCAGTCGAAGCCGTCAGCCCCAGCGGGAAGGCCTACCGAGTCCAGGCTGTCGGCTACATCTCCGTGGTGAGCTACAGCGCACACTGGCCCTGCCTCTTCCCCCAGCACGGCCCCGGTAAGAAGCATGAGCGTCCGATCGTCCTGGAACCCTGGCAGCACGCCATCGTCGACGCTCACCCGTGGGAGTTCATCCGGGGCCTGATCCACTCGGACGGGTGCCGTATCACCAACTGGACCACCCGCATGGTCGCCGGTGAGCGGAAGCGGTACGAATATCCGCGTTACTTCTTCACCAACACCTCGACCGACATCGTCCGTCTCTTCACGGACACCCTCGACAAGGTCGGCGTCGAGTGGAGGACGCTGAACCAGAGCCGCGCCGCCGTCACCGTCTCCGTCGCCAAGAAGGCCTCCGGCGCGCTCATGGACGCCCGCGTCGGCCCCAAGCACTGA
- a CDS encoding ANTAR domain-containing response regulator, whose protein sequence is MTAPESPQPVDAPDDDKSHVPPLTTRVVIAEDEALIRLDLKEMLEEEGYTVVGEAGDGEQAVALAREHRPDLVIMDVKMPKLDGISAAEKIAEESIAPVLMLTAFSQRDLVERARDAGAMAYLVKPFSKSDVVPAIEMAVSRFTELKQLEKEVADLTQRLETRKLVDRAKSILQTEYGLTEPAAFRWIQKTSMDRRMSMQQVAEAVIADNEEKKAAKNG, encoded by the coding sequence GTGACCGCGCCCGAGTCGCCCCAGCCCGTAGACGCGCCCGACGACGACAAGTCGCACGTGCCTCCGCTGACGACCCGTGTCGTCATCGCCGAGGACGAGGCCCTGATCCGGCTCGACCTGAAAGAGATGCTGGAGGAGGAGGGCTACACCGTCGTCGGCGAGGCCGGGGACGGCGAGCAGGCCGTGGCGCTGGCCCGCGAGCACCGTCCGGACCTGGTGATCATGGACGTGAAGATGCCGAAGCTCGACGGCATCTCCGCGGCGGAGAAGATCGCCGAGGAGTCCATCGCGCCGGTGCTGATGCTGACCGCGTTCTCGCAGCGTGACCTCGTCGAGCGTGCTCGGGACGCGGGTGCGATGGCGTATCTGGTGAAGCCGTTCAGCAAGAGCGATGTCGTTCCGGCGATCGAGATGGCCGTCTCGCGCTTCACGGAGCTGAAGCAGCTGGAGAAGGAGGTCGCGGACCTCACGCAGCGTCTGGAGACCCGGAAGCTGGTGGACCGGGCGAAGTCGATCCTGCAGACGGAGTACGGCCTGACGGAGCCGGCGGCGTTCCGGTGGATCCAGAAGACGTCGATGGACCGCCGTATGTCGATGCAGCAGGTCGCGGAGGCCGTGATCGCCGACAACGAGGAGAAGAAGGCGGCCAAGAACGGCTGA
- a CDS encoding pyridoxal phosphate-dependent decarboxylase family protein codes for MSGQGPLHTPALASGPHGPAALRPLLDTVLDALTTGTRARGGPLPGGGPQAVAARVTAALADVLPDHGDPDALHTLVHALAEGAADPADPLCAAHLHCPPLAVATAADLAVSALNPSLDSWDQAPAASALETAVTRTLAHATGLADALVTTGGTESNQLALLLARETHGDGVRLVCGANAHHSLPRAAWLLGLPDPVVVPAPHGTLDPTALDQALTTLPGPLLVAATAGTTDGGLIDPLPEIAGLCAAHGTRLHIDAAYGGSLLFSDQHRDKLHGLNAAHTVTLDLHKLGWQPVAAGLLAVAHPSELTALHHRADYLNADDDTDAGLPDLLDRSLRTTRRPDILKIAVTLKTLGRTGLGALVDQVCDHASRLAALIAEHPGLDLHDRPVISTVLFRPTGADDDTVAAVRRRLLHEGRAVLGRARLDGRLWLKATLLNPHTRPDDLAHLLKLVTEGTPA; via the coding sequence ATGAGCGGTCAAGGACCCCTGCACACCCCAGCCCTCGCCTCGGGCCCGCACGGCCCCGCCGCCCTGCGCCCCCTCCTCGACACCGTCCTCGACGCCCTCACCACCGGCACCCGGGCACGCGGCGGGCCACTGCCCGGCGGCGGACCACAGGCCGTCGCCGCCCGCGTCACCGCCGCCCTCGCCGACGTCCTGCCCGACCACGGCGACCCCGACGCCCTGCACACCCTCGTCCACGCCCTCGCCGAGGGCGCCGCCGACCCCGCCGACCCGCTGTGCGCCGCCCACCTGCACTGCCCGCCCCTCGCCGTGGCCACCGCCGCCGACCTCGCCGTCAGCGCCCTCAACCCCTCCCTGGACTCCTGGGACCAGGCCCCCGCCGCCTCCGCCCTCGAAACCGCCGTCACCCGCACCCTCGCCCACGCCACCGGCCTCGCCGACGCCCTCGTCACCACCGGCGGCACCGAATCCAACCAGCTCGCCCTGCTCCTCGCCCGCGAAACCCACGGCGACGGCGTACGGCTCGTGTGCGGGGCCAACGCCCACCACTCACTGCCCCGCGCCGCCTGGCTGCTCGGCCTGCCCGACCCCGTCGTCGTCCCCGCCCCCCACGGCACCCTCGACCCCACCGCCCTCGACCAGGCCCTCACCACCCTCCCCGGACCCCTGCTCGTCGCCGCCACCGCCGGCACCACCGACGGCGGCCTCATCGACCCCCTCCCCGAGATCGCCGGCCTGTGCGCCGCCCACGGCACCCGCCTGCACATCGACGCCGCCTACGGCGGAAGCCTCCTGTTCAGCGACCAGCACCGCGACAAACTCCACGGACTCAACGCCGCCCACACCGTCACCCTCGACCTGCACAAACTCGGCTGGCAGCCCGTCGCCGCAGGCCTCCTCGCCGTCGCCCACCCCAGCGAACTCACCGCACTCCACCACCGCGCCGACTACCTCAACGCCGACGACGACACCGACGCCGGACTCCCCGACCTCCTCGACCGCTCCCTGCGCACCACCCGGCGCCCCGACATCCTCAAGATCGCCGTCACCCTCAAGACCCTCGGCCGCACCGGACTCGGCGCCCTCGTCGACCAGGTCTGCGACCACGCGAGCCGGCTCGCCGCCCTCATCGCCGAACACCCCGGCCTCGACCTCCACGACCGGCCCGTGATCAGCACCGTCCTGTTCCGGCCCACCGGCGCCGACGACGACACCGTCGCCGCCGTACGCCGCAGACTCCTGCACGAAGGCCGCGCCGTCCTCGGACGCGCCCGGCTCGACGGACGCCTCTGGCTCAAAGCCACCCTCCTCAACCCCCACACCCGGCCGGACGACCTGGCCCACCTCCTGAAACTCGTCACAGAAGGCACCCCCGCATGA
- the pyk gene encoding pyruvate kinase, with product MRRAKIVCTLGPATDTYDQIKALVDAGMDVARFNLSHGTHAEHEERYRRVRKAADETGRSVGILADLQGPKIRLGRFTEGPVLLERGDTFTITVEEGAEGDRHQCGTTFAGLAADVTTGERILVDDGKVCLEVTAVDGPRVHTLVIEGGMISDHKGLNLPGVAVSVPALSKKDEDDLRWALRTGFDVIALSFVRSGDDAKDVHRIMAEEGRRLPVIAKIEKPQAVENLDDIIAAFDGLMVARGDLGVEMPLEQVPIVQKRAIKLARRNAKPVIVATQMLDSMIDNARPTRAEASDVANAVLDGTDAVMLSGETSVGKHPVETVRTMARIVEAAEEDMLAKGLPPLTERNKPRTQGGAVARAAAEMGDFLGARFLVAFTQSGDTARRLSRYRSPIPLLAFTPEPATRSQLSLTWGAETFLGPHVDSTDAMVDQVDELLLKYGRCEKGDVVVITAGSPPGVSGSTNMVRVHHIGEDDSPR from the coding sequence ATGCGCCGAGCAAAGATCGTCTGCACTCTAGGGCCCGCCACCGACACATACGACCAGATCAAGGCACTGGTCGACGCCGGAATGGACGTCGCCCGATTCAATCTCAGCCACGGCACCCACGCCGAACACGAAGAACGCTACCGGCGAGTCCGAAAAGCCGCCGACGAAACCGGCCGCAGCGTCGGAATTCTCGCCGACCTCCAAGGACCGAAGATCCGACTCGGCCGATTCACCGAAGGCCCCGTACTCCTTGAACGCGGCGACACCTTCACCATCACCGTCGAAGAAGGCGCCGAAGGCGACCGCCACCAATGCGGCACCACCTTCGCCGGCCTCGCCGCCGACGTCACCACCGGTGAACGCATCCTCGTCGACGACGGCAAGGTCTGCCTCGAAGTCACCGCCGTCGACGGCCCCCGCGTCCACACCCTCGTCATCGAGGGCGGCATGATCTCCGACCACAAGGGCCTCAACCTCCCCGGCGTCGCCGTCTCCGTCCCCGCCCTCTCCAAGAAGGACGAGGACGACCTGCGCTGGGCGCTGCGCACCGGCTTCGACGTCATCGCCCTCTCCTTCGTCCGCAGCGGCGACGACGCCAAAGACGTACACCGGATCATGGCCGAAGAGGGCCGCCGCCTCCCGGTGATCGCCAAGATCGAGAAACCGCAGGCCGTGGAGAACCTCGACGACATCATCGCCGCCTTCGACGGACTCATGGTCGCCCGCGGCGACCTCGGCGTCGAGATGCCCCTCGAACAGGTGCCCATCGTCCAGAAGCGCGCCATCAAACTCGCCAGGCGCAACGCCAAGCCGGTCATCGTCGCCACCCAGATGCTCGACTCGATGATCGACAACGCCCGGCCCACCCGCGCCGAAGCCTCCGACGTCGCCAACGCCGTCCTCGACGGCACCGACGCCGTCATGCTCTCCGGCGAGACCAGCGTCGGCAAACACCCCGTCGAGACCGTACGCACCATGGCCAGGATCGTCGAAGCGGCCGAGGAGGACATGCTCGCCAAGGGCCTCCCCCCGCTCACCGAACGCAACAAACCCCGCACCCAGGGCGGCGCCGTCGCCCGCGCCGCCGCCGAAATGGGCGACTTCCTCGGCGCCCGGTTCCTCGTCGCCTTCACCCAGTCCGGCGACACCGCCCGCCGCCTGTCCCGCTACCGCTCCCCGATCCCCCTCCTCGCCTTCACCCCCGAACCGGCCACCCGCTCCCAGCTCAGCCTCACCTGGGGCGCCGAGACCTTCCTCGGCCCGCACGTCGACTCCACCGACGCCATGGTCGACCAGGTGGACGAGCTGCTGCTGAAGTACGGCCGCTGCGAGAAGGGCGACGTCGTGGTCATCACGGCCGGCTCCCCGCCCGGCGTCTCCGGCTCGACCAACATGGTTCGCGTCCACCACATCGGCGAGGACGACAGCCCCAGGTAG
- a CDS encoding SDR family oxidoreductase, with protein sequence MLAVTGATGSVGRALVGRLLAAGRPVRALTRDPQRAALPDGAEVVRSGPTAPPPRSTRPALFRYAQTCTPGLLKAARAQGVRHVVLLSSGLIKEGAAPNTFATNALQWAPQIRAGNTVHAVFAHARSAPIHEDDIAAVAERAPLDGGHEAAIHRLTGPEALTHAGQAAAIGAALGRRLTFVETDCRQAGPGAVPATSRPACSSARCAPSRRPPASHRRSPAPWNS encoded by the coding sequence GTGCTCGCAGTGACCGGCGCGACCGGCAGCGTCGGCCGCGCCCTCGTCGGCCGACTCCTCGCCGCAGGGCGGCCCGTGCGGGCGCTCACCCGCGACCCGCAGCGGGCCGCCCTGCCCGACGGCGCCGAGGTCGTCCGCTCCGGCCCGACGGCACCGCCGCCGCGCTCGACGAGGCCCGCCCTCTTCCGGTACGCACAGACCTGCACCCCCGGCCTCCTCAAAGCCGCCCGTGCCCAGGGAGTGCGGCACGTCGTGCTGCTCTCCAGCGGCCTCATCAAAGAGGGCGCCGCGCCGAACACCTTCGCCACCAACGCCCTGCAGTGGGCGCCCCAGATCCGCGCCGGAAACACCGTCCACGCTGTCTTCGCCCACGCCCGGTCCGCACCCATCCACGAGGACGACATCGCGGCCGTCGCCGAACGCGCACCCCTCGACGGCGGACACGAAGCCGCCATACACCGCCTGACCGGCCCCGAGGCCCTCACCCACGCCGGACAGGCCGCCGCCATCGGCGCGGCCCTCGGCCGGCGGCTGACCTTCGTCGAGACCGACTGCCGCCAGGCCGGGCCCGGAGCTGTTCCCGCCACGTCCCGCCCGGCATGCTCCAGCGCCCGCTGCGCACCTTCGAGGAGACCACCGGCGTCCCACCGGAGATCACCGGCACCGTGGAACAGCTGA
- a CDS encoding ABC transporter ATP-binding protein — translation MTALLEVEDLRVAYGKIEAVKGISFKVEAGQVVTLIGTNGAGKTTTLRTLSGLLKPVGGQIRFNGKSLKKVPAHQVVSLGLAHSPEGRHIFPRMTIEDNLRLGAFLRNDKPGIEKDIQRAYDLFPILGERRKQAAGTLSGGEQQMLAMGRALMSQPKLLMLDEPSMGLSPIMMQKIMSTIAELKAQGTTILLVEQNAQAALSLADQGHVMEVGNIVLSGTGQDLLHDESVRKAYLGED, via the coding sequence ATGACCGCACTGCTCGAAGTGGAGGACCTCAGGGTCGCCTACGGCAAGATCGAAGCCGTCAAAGGCATCTCCTTCAAGGTCGAAGCCGGCCAGGTCGTCACCCTCATCGGCACCAACGGCGCCGGCAAGACCACCACCCTGCGCACCCTCTCCGGCCTGCTCAAGCCCGTCGGCGGCCAGATCCGCTTCAACGGCAAGTCGCTGAAGAAGGTCCCCGCCCACCAGGTGGTCTCCCTCGGCCTCGCCCACTCCCCCGAGGGGCGGCACATCTTCCCGCGCATGACCATCGAGGACAACCTCCGCCTCGGCGCCTTCCTGCGCAACGACAAACCCGGCATCGAAAAAGACATCCAGCGCGCCTACGACCTCTTCCCCATCCTCGGAGAACGCCGCAAGCAAGCCGCCGGCACCCTCTCCGGCGGCGAACAGCAGATGCTCGCCATGGGCCGCGCCCTGATGTCCCAGCCCAAACTGCTCATGCTCGACGAACCCTCCATGGGCCTCTCGCCGATCATGATGCAGAAGATCATGTCCACCATCGCCGAACTCAAGGCACAGGGCACCACCATCCTGCTCGTCGAACAGAACGCCCAGGCGGCGCTCTCCCTCGCCGACCAGGGCCACGTCATGGAAGTCGGCAACATCGTCCTGTCCGGCACCGGCCAGGACCTCCTCCACGACGAATCCGTCCGCAAGGCCTACCTCGGCGAGGACTGA
- a CDS encoding ABC transporter ATP-binding protein produces the protein MTTDTTTQDATPGAPASGQTVLDARGVTMRFGGLTAVRNVDLTVNSGEIVGLIGPNGAGKTTFFNCLTGLYVPTEGEVRYKGQVLPPKSFKVTAAGIARTFQNIRLFANMTVLENVLVGRHTRTREGLWSALLRGPGFHRAEKASRERAMELLEFVGLERKAEHLARNLPYGEQRKLEIARALASEPGLLLLDEPTAGMNPQETRATEELVFAIRDKGIAVLVIEHDMRFIFNLCDRVAVLVQGEKLVEGDSATVQGDERVIAAYLGEPFENAPGDEEAAEVEAAEAGTGTDGTPAAPQPAEGNAENTTDAAPGKENDR, from the coding sequence ATGACCACCGACACCACCACCCAGGACGCCACCCCCGGCGCCCCCGCCTCCGGCCAGACCGTCCTCGACGCCCGCGGCGTCACCATGCGCTTCGGCGGCCTCACCGCCGTACGCAACGTCGACCTCACCGTCAACAGCGGCGAGATCGTCGGCCTCATCGGACCCAACGGCGCCGGCAAGACCACCTTCTTCAACTGCCTCACCGGCCTGTACGTCCCCACCGAGGGCGAAGTCCGCTACAAAGGCCAGGTCCTGCCGCCCAAGTCCTTCAAGGTCACCGCCGCCGGCATCGCCCGCACCTTCCAGAACATCCGCCTGTTCGCCAACATGACGGTCCTCGAGAACGTCCTCGTCGGCCGCCACACCCGCACCAGAGAAGGCCTGTGGTCCGCCCTGCTGCGCGGCCCCGGCTTCCACCGCGCCGAAAAGGCCTCCCGCGAACGCGCCATGGAACTCCTCGAGTTCGTCGGCCTCGAACGCAAAGCCGAACACCTCGCCCGCAACCTCCCCTACGGCGAACAGCGCAAACTCGAGATCGCCCGCGCCCTCGCCAGCGAACCCGGCCTGCTCCTCCTCGACGAGCCCACCGCCGGCATGAACCCCCAGGAAACCCGGGCCACCGAGGAACTCGTCTTCGCCATCCGCGACAAGGGCATCGCCGTCCTCGTCATCGAGCACGACATGCGCTTCATCTTCAACCTCTGCGACCGCGTCGCCGTCCTCGTCCAAGGCGAAAAACTCGTCGAGGGCGACAGCGCCACCGTCCAGGGCGACGAACGCGTCATCGCCGCCTACCTCGGCGAACCCTTCGAAAACGCCCCCGGCGACGAAGAGGCGGCCGAGGTGGAGGCCGCCGAGGCGGGCACCGGCACCGACGGCACACCCGCGGCGCCCCAACCGGCCGAAGGCAACGCCGAGAACACCACCGACGCCGCGCCCGGCAAGGAGAACGACCGATGA